A region from the Corylus avellana chromosome ca7, CavTom2PMs-1.0 genome encodes:
- the LOC132188019 gene encoding putative UPF0481 protein At3g02645 — translation MASSSSNSNIPLSTFVDQFVIDIHNICSNDTPVRIRVFKVPESLSASKPEAYFPQKVGLGLLHHNRSEIGAMQMYKLDVARRAHKAFGGIKFGELTEQLMKQVPFIRASYPTYLSYNDSAIAYIMAVDGLFLFKLLSNFFASVWFDHQYRSKTVILLPDHHDHDLTPPDILLNLVKREDARLDQDGMILRDTVMLENQIPQFVLKAILHMECSEKQSHPAVENYVNRMLLGYCRTLSPFHLFDVPLSAFNGDHDHLLALLYLLIMSPPESLVGGLDQPVAGVGGPLRSTILEVLGGLLTDLLGNIGTLIDPVIRVVPELPWSEIFQRKAQVTEDILIPTASHLCAAKVNFQSTYNITTIEFDRERISLRLPAIKVGVNSEVVIRNLVAYEALSKSEDEPLLFARYIQLMSGIIKTADDVKLLRDQGIIDYKSMEDDEEIVKIFSRLMSTPVRVIHPKKKKAAKDDDEYIEKAIEGVNEYYNGLRKVKAHKIIKKWVSSLWQMRTLFAAILLLSLVALQTYCSVFGCSRISNKTNQ, via the coding sequence ATGGCCTCATCAAGTTCAAACTCTAATATTCCATTATCCACTTTTGTTGATCAATTTGTGATCGATATCCATAACATCTGCAGCAATGATACCCCTGTTCGTATTCGTGTGTTCAAAGTGCCAGAGTCTCTAAGCGCTTCCAAGCCCGAAGCTTACTTCCCTCAGAAAGTAGGCTTAGGACTACTCCATCATAATCGGTCCGAGATTGGAGCAATGCAGATGTACAAGCTTGATGTGGCAAGGAGAGCTCATAAGGCATTCGGAGGCATTAAGTTCGGTGAACTCACTGAGCAACTCATGAAGCAAGTACCATTTATCCGTGCTAGTTACCCGACGTACTTGAGCTACAATGATTCTGCAATAGCATATATAATGGCGGTTGATGGTTTGTTTTTGTTCAAGTTGCTTTCTAATTTTTTCGCCTCCGTATGGTTTGATCATCAGTATCGATCAAAAACAGTCATACTTCTTCCTGATCATCACGACCATGATCTGACCCCTCCAGATATTTTGcttaatttggttaaaagagaAGATGCTAGATTGGATCAGGATGGGATGATCCTTAGAGACACAGTGATGCTCGAGAACCAAATTCCACAGTTTGTTCTCAAGGCTATCTTGCACATGGAATGCTCAGAGAAACAGTCTCATCCTGCCGTTGAAAACTATGTGAATCGAATGTTGCTCGGTTATTGTAGGACACTCTCTCCCTTCCACTTGTTTGACGTACCTTTATCAGCATTTAATGGTGATCATGATCATTTGTTGGCTCTTTTGTACCTATTGATTATGTCGCCGCCCGAAAGTCTTGTAGGTGGCTTAGACCAGCCAGTAGCAGGCGTTGGAGGGCCTTTGAGGTCTACAATCCTGGAAGTATTGGGTGGATTATTAACAGATCTACTAGGCAATATTGGAACACTCATTGACCCGGTGATACGTGTAGTACCTGAGCTTCCGTGGTCTGAAATATTTCAACGCAAAGCTCAAGTTACGGAGGACATCTTGATTCCTACTGCGTCACACCTTTGCGCGGCTAAAGTGAATTTTCAGTCAACGTACAACATCACAACCATTGAGTTTGACCGTGAAAGAATTTCACTTCGGCTCCCCGCCATTAAAGTAGGGGTTAACTCGGAGGTTGTAATTAGAAACTTAGTGGCATATGAAGCATTGTCCAAGTCAGAAGATGAGCCTTTACTTTTTGCACGGTACATTCAACTCATGAGTGGGATTATAAAGACTGCGGATGATGTGAAGCTACTCAGGGATCAAGGTATTATAGACTACAAGTCCATGGAGGATGACGAAGAAATTGTGAAAATATTCAGTAGATTAATGAGTACGCCAGTACGAGTAATtcatcccaaaaagaaaaaggcagcAAAAGATGATGATGAATACATAGAAAAGGCCATTGAAGGTGTTAACGAGTACTACAATGGGTTACGAAAGGTTAAGGCTCACAAAATCATCAAGAAGTGGGTGTCAAGTTTATGGCAAATGCGCACTCTTTTTGCTGCAATCTTGCTCTTGTCACTAGTGGCTCTCCAGACGTATTGCTCCGTCTTCGGTTGTTCTCGTATCTCCAACAAGACCAACCAATAG
- the LOC132188154 gene encoding tubby-like protein 8 yields the protein MSSCKKSSMPRQSSYNSLYVNPLNELKHNRSCSDGGGGVSSTPRIFTDNKENAVPNRKQNEKAVFFGGDKENVVPANGSASAPKRFTNIKSFSTNGRVLKPSSLQFCMQMNEPDKSFGSKIWDPAESETSSSLKIWDYSDSEAAPASSWSTLPNRSLLCRPLPLDVGRCTCVIMKEASPEGLDGGTLYSLYTNEGKGRQDRKLAVAHHKRHNGKSEFTIAQNTKGILSSSDDGFIGAVTANFMGSKYHIWDQGRHLNSLANQSKSLLAVVRFMPTIATCTGSYRSMMAYIPKHQSMLLKSTTQVQHINGLPKDWEEKVDRVHQLFSRVPHYNKIIKQYELDYRDRGRAGLRIQSSVKNFQLTLEEDGKQTVLQLGRVGKSKYVMDYRYPLTGFQAFCICLASIDSKLCCLL from the exons ATGAGTAGTTGCAAGAAATCCTCAATGCCACGGCAATCCTCGTACAACTCCCTCTATGTAAATCCTCTCAACGAGCTCAAACACAACCGTAGCTGCAGCGATGGCGGCGGGGGCGTCTCCTCAACCCCACGTATATTCACTGACAACAAAGAGAACGCCGTGCCCAACAGGAAACAGAATGAAAAGGCTGTCTTTTTTGGCGGTGACAAAGAGAATGTGGTACCCGCAAATGGGTCTGCTTCTGCGCCCAAGCGGTTCACGAATATCAAGTCTTTCTCTACGAACGGGAGGGTCTTGAAGCCCTCCTCGCTTCAGTTTTGCATGCAAATGAACGAGCCCGATAAATCTTTTGGGTCTAAGATTTGGGACCCGGCCGAGTCGGAGACTTCAAGTTCTTTGAAAATTTGGGACTACTCGGATTCAGAGGCCGCTCCAGCTTCTTCTTGGTCAACATTGCCTAATAG GTCTTTGTTGTGTAGGCCATTGCCACTGGATGTAGGAAGGTGTACTTGTGTAATTATGAAAGAAGCATCGCCAGAGGGACTAGATGGGGGTACTCTATACTCTCTTTATACCAAT GAAGGTAAGGGACGACAGGATCGGAAACTAGCCGTCGCCCACCACAAACGGCATAATGGGAAGTCTGAGTTTACTATTGCTCAGAATACAAAAGGAATATTGTCTAGTTCAGATGATGGTTTTATTGGGGCTGTCACAGCTAACTTCATGGGTTCTAAATACCACATTTGGGATCAG GGGAGACACCTTAATTCTCTAGCCAATCAGTCTAAATCACTTCTAGCTGTTGTCAG ATTCATGCCTACGATAGCCACCTGTACAGGAAGTTACAGAAGCATGATGGCATACATACCCAAGCACCAATCCATGTTGCTTAAGAGCACAACTCAG GTACAACACATTAATGGACTGCCAAAGGATTGGGAGGAAAAAGTGGACAGAGTTCATCAGCTATTCTCAAGAGTTCCACATTACAACAAA ATTATAAAGCAATATGAGTTAGACTACAGAGACAGGGGAAGAGCTGGACTTAGAATACAGAGCTCGGTGAAGAATTTCCAGCTGACTTTAGAG GAGGATGGAAAACAGACAGTCCTGCAGCTTGGAAGAGTGGGGAAATCAAAATATGTGATGGACTACAG ATATCCTTTGACAGGTTTCCAAGCCTTCTGCATATGTTTGGCTTCAATTGATTCAAAGCTTTGTTGCTTGTTGTAA
- the LOC132188371 gene encoding probable transcription factor At5g61620 has translation MALFRRAMTILGRAAGVNKTMGTEFVVGGNCSRRGHNVVGDDNGGCVKLFGVYLETQRDGNSMKKSLSAGNIASKDVDNNGKGVNRCLSDGPTRRKTKTALDRKGGPWTEEEHRMFLAGLAKLGKGDWKRISERFVSTRTPTQVASHAQKYFLRQAADEKKKRRPSLFDLSLQAAEVASKDSLFSPTEETIAESSSEELAPKEEAIAEKSSEASISQALAMVNVTENPPLQVYAAPNYCGTPYMFPGDLPFIPVVKFSGQNDLYLPGSQRKFATCAPIIIHPSRIPFPPSLALSLAHSGRGNASIQEIL, from the exons ATGGCATTGTTCCGGCGGGCGATGACGATTCTTGGGCGCGCGGCTG GCGTGAACAAGACAATGGGGACAGAATTTGTTGTGGGGGGGAACTGTTCACGTCGTGGCCACAACGTTGTCGGCGACGACAATGGCGGCTGCGTGAAGCTCTTTGGTGTGTATTTGGAAACCCAAAGGGATGGCAATTCAATGAAGAAGAGCCTTAGCGCCGGAAATATTGCCTCAAAAGACGTCGACAACAATGGCAAGGGAGTTAATAGGTGTCTCTCCGATGGTCCTACTCGTCGTAAGACTAAGACTGCTCTTGACAGAAAAG GGGGGCCATGGACAGAGGAAGAGCACAGAATGTTTCTTGCTGGTCTGGCGAAGCTTGGGAAGGGTGATTGGAAACGAATTTCGGAGAGGTTTGTGAGCACCAGGACACCTACCCAGGTTGCTAGCCATGCACAGAAATATTTTTTGAGACAGGCTGCAGATGAGAAAAAGAAACGCAGACCAAGCCTGTTTGATCTGTCTCTTCAAGCAGCT GAAGTAGCTTCTAAAGATTCCCTCTTTTCACCTACAGAGGAAACTATTGCTGAATCATCATCAGAG GAACTAGCTCCTAAAGAGGAAGCTATTGCAGAAAAATCATCAGAG GCTAGTATCTCTCAAGCTTTGGCAATGGTGAATGTTACTGAAAACCCACCACTCCAAGTTTATGCTGCTCCAAATTACTGTGGGACTCCGTACATG TTTCCGGGCGATTTACCGTTCATCCCAGTGGTGAAATTTTCCGGCCAGAATGATCTTTATCTACCTGGAAGCCAGCGGAAGTTTGCAACTTGTGCTCCTATTATTATCCATCCATCCCGAATTCCTTTTCCACCATCCTTAGCCCTCAGCCTGGCTCATTCAGGCCGTGGTAATGCATCAATTCAAGAGATCCTATAG